The following are encoded in a window of Campylobacter sp. MIT 12-8780 genomic DNA:
- a CDS encoding tetraacyldisaccharide 4'-kinase gives MNFFDSYFYKPNFFQKALAYLLLPLSFIYALFAILNTQFKKKVAFEVPIISVGNLSLGGNGKTPMCKAIAVFLQEFLSQQGSKKPRIFIILRGYKRKSKGLICVKLGEKILCSVEQSGDEAMEYAFEKAIYGVIVSEDRVKGIQKALELGASIILLDDAFSKFHIKKFDLLLEGKTKPYFNFSLPSGAYRLPPSYAKKADFIAIEGRDFVRYSYVKENQKAVLIASIAKPFRLYEHFIKARACYFFKDHYDYKKSELENLLKKHNCDTLMLTFKDFVKVKDMGFKYELIKLELELMSSLKEALMNYIKSFKNFDIKG, from the coding sequence ATGAACTTTTTTGATTCGTATTTTTATAAGCCAAATTTCTTTCAAAAAGCGCTTGCTTATCTGCTTTTACCCTTAAGCTTTATCTATGCTTTGTTTGCTATTTTAAACACTCAATTCAAGAAAAAAGTAGCCTTTGAAGTGCCAATCATTAGCGTTGGAAATTTAAGCTTAGGTGGAAATGGAAAAACACCCATGTGTAAGGCTATAGCTGTATTTTTGCAAGAATTTTTATCACAACAAGGCTCAAAGAAACCTAGAATTTTTATCATTTTAAGAGGCTATAAGCGAAAAAGCAAGGGCTTAATATGCGTAAAACTTGGTGAAAAAATACTTTGTAGTGTAGAGCAAAGTGGCGATGAGGCTATGGAATACGCCTTTGAAAAGGCAATTTATGGCGTGATCGTGAGTGAAGATAGGGTAAAAGGCATACAAAAAGCTCTTGAATTAGGAGCAAGTATCATTTTGCTTGATGATGCTTTTTCTAAATTTCACATCAAGAAATTTGATCTTTTGCTTGAGGGCAAAACAAAACCTTATTTTAATTTCAGCTTGCCAAGCGGAGCGTATCGTTTGCCGCCAAGTTATGCTAAAAAGGCTGATTTTATAGCTATTGAGGGTAGGGATTTTGTGCGGTATTCTTATGTGAAAGAAAATCAAAAAGCAGTTTTAATCGCTTCTATAGCCAAGCCTTTTAGGTTGTATGAGCATTTCATCAAGGCAAGGGCGTGTTATTTTTTTAAAGATCATTATGATTATAAAAAAAGCGAGCTTGAAAATTTGCTAAAAAAGCATAATTGTGATACACTAATGCTGACTTTTAAGGACTTTGTCAAGGTTAAGGATATGGGCTTTAAGTATGAACTTATCAAGCTTGAGCTTGAGTTAATGTCAAGCTTAAAAGAAGCTTTGATGAATTATATAAAAAGCTTTAAAAACTTTGATATAAAAGGATAA